In Paracoccus fistulariae, a single window of DNA contains:
- the hisN gene encoding histidinol-phosphatase — MQDAQAITETAHEMADAAGRAILPLFRSSGLTADNKRPADFDPVTEADRAAERAMREVLARRRPQDGIFGEEYGRQQGSSGLTWILDPIDGTRAFICGAPSWGVLIGLSDGEKILYGIVDQPYTGERFEGGLGRSHLLTAAGARPLGVRDTRDLSRATLMTTFPELGTADEGAAFRRVADQVRLTRYGLDCYAYALLALGQIDLVIEAGLQPYDIAGPMAVVQSAGGIVTNWQGESAINGGQVIAAATPALHRAAMELLAA; from the coding sequence ATGCAGGATGCGCAAGCCATCACAGAGACCGCGCATGAGATGGCCGATGCCGCAGGGCGGGCCATTCTTCCGCTGTTTCGCAGTTCCGGGTTGACAGCCGATAACAAGCGCCCTGCCGATTTCGACCCCGTGACCGAGGCGGATCGCGCGGCCGAACGTGCCATGCGCGAGGTTCTGGCCCGCCGCCGCCCGCAGGACGGAATCTTCGGTGAGGAATATGGACGCCAGCAGGGCAGCAGCGGCCTGACATGGATCCTTGACCCCATCGACGGCACCCGCGCCTTCATCTGCGGCGCGCCCAGCTGGGGGGTGCTGATCGGGCTGAGCGACGGGGAAAAGATCCTCTACGGGATCGTCGATCAGCCCTATACCGGCGAGCGTTTCGAAGGCGGTCTGGGCCGCTCGCACCTGCTGACGGCGGCGGGTGCGCGACCTCTTGGCGTTCGCGATACCCGCGATCTGTCCCGTGCCACGCTGATGACCACCTTTCCCGAACTCGGCACCGCCGACGAGGGCGCGGCCTTTCGCCGGGTCGCCGATCAGGTCCGGCTGACGCGCTACGGGCTGGATTGCTATGCCTATGCGCTGCTGGCGCTTGGGCAGATCGATCTGGTGATCGAGGCGGGCCTGCAGCCCTATGACATCGCCGGACCGATGGCGGTGGTGCAGTCCGCTGGGGGCATTGTCACGAATTGGCAAGGTGAAAGCGCTATCAATGGTGGCCAGGTCATCGCCGCCGCAACGCCCGCGCTGCACCGCGCCGCGATGGAACTGCTGGCCGCCTGA
- a CDS encoding helix-turn-helix domain-containing protein codes for MKHGVDVHVGKRIRHRRWMIGMTQQQLADKVGIKFQQIQKYETGMNRVSASRLWDIAQAVDVPVSFFFEGLHEGEAAASVEGDILADKEALQLVRAYYAMPAAQRRQIFELARVLSDAA; via the coding sequence ATGAAACACGGTGTAGATGTCCATGTTGGTAAACGTATCCGCCATCGTCGGTGGATGATCGGCATGACCCAGCAGCAATTGGCTGACAAGGTTGGCATCAAGTTCCAGCAAATCCAGAAATATGAAACAGGTATGAACCGCGTCTCGGCGTCGCGGCTTTGGGATATTGCCCAGGCCGTCGATGTTCCGGTCAGCTTCTTCTTCGAAGGGCTGCACGAAGGAGAGGCGGCGGCGTCGGTCGAAGGGGACATCCTTGCCGATAAAGAAGCCCTGCAGCTTGTGCGGGCTTACTATGCCATGCCTGCCGCACAGCGCCGCCAGATTTTCGAACTGGCACGTGTGCTGTCGGACGCCGCCTGA
- a CDS encoding NADPH:quinone oxidoreductase family protein, with product MQIFSCIMDKDSALPIISATEHPQQIRIARIEALGQDPVIRHLPAPTANTEEVLVRIRASALNFADLLKAQGRYQEAADPPYTPGLEGAGEVVRAPAGTGLVAGNRVAVYAPATFSDMVAVPPDTCLPIPDSMSFEQAAGFQIAYGTSHLALRLRAALQPGETLVVLGAAGGVGLTAVEIGHAMGARVIGVARGPERLEVVRAAGAQAVIDSAECDDLKAALRDLGGVDVVYDAVGDSAGEAAFRALRPGGRFLVIGFAGGKPPVLPLNHALVKNIAIHGLYWGGYAKLDPQALRGSLQELFVMFDAGRISPVNGQVLPFEQIQQAFQLLRSRKSVGKIVLTM from the coding sequence ATGCAGATTTTCAGCTGCATCATGGATAAGGACAGCGCTTTGCCGATCATCTCAGCCACTGAACACCCCCAGCAGATCCGAATCGCGCGGATCGAGGCGCTTGGCCAGGATCCCGTGATCCGTCATTTGCCTGCCCCAACTGCAAATACTGAGGAGGTTCTGGTTAGAATCCGCGCCTCTGCATTGAATTTCGCAGATCTTTTGAAGGCTCAGGGCCGCTATCAGGAGGCCGCCGATCCGCCCTATACGCCGGGGCTGGAGGGCGCGGGCGAAGTCGTTCGGGCGCCTGCAGGCACTGGACTGGTAGCGGGCAACAGGGTGGCGGTCTACGCGCCGGCTACCTTTTCGGACATGGTCGCGGTCCCGCCGGATACGTGCCTGCCGATTCCCGACAGCATGAGCTTTGAACAGGCCGCCGGCTTTCAGATCGCCTATGGCACCAGCCATCTCGCCCTCCGGTTGAGGGCCGCGCTGCAACCGGGCGAGACGCTGGTCGTTCTGGGCGCGGCGGGCGGTGTCGGGCTGACGGCCGTGGAAATCGGCCACGCAATGGGCGCGCGGGTGATAGGCGTGGCCCGTGGCCCGGAGCGGCTGGAGGTGGTGCGCGCCGCCGGGGCGCAGGCCGTGATCGACAGCGCCGAATGCGACGATCTGAAGGCGGCATTGCGCGATCTGGGCGGTGTCGATGTGGTCTATGATGCCGTCGGCGACAGCGCCGGAGAGGCCGCCTTTCGCGCCCTGCGCCCCGGCGGCCGCTTTCTGGTGATCGGCTTTGCGGGCGGCAAGCCCCCGGTCCTGCCGCTGAACCATGCGCTGGTCAAGAATATCGCCATTCACGGGCTTTACTGGGGCGGCTATGCCAAGCTTGACCCGCAGGCCCTGCGCGGCAGCCTGCAAGAGCTTTTCGTCATGTTCGACGCAGGCAGGATCTCGCCCGTCAACGGCCAGGTCCTGCCGTTCGAGCAGATCCAGCAGGCGTTCCAGCTGCTCCGCAGCCGAAAATCGGTCGGAAAGATCGTTCTGACCATGTAA
- a CDS encoding Bax inhibitor-1/YccA family protein gives MADYNTYRTAQSVGTRSAAVDEGLRAYMNKVYGLMAVGMGVTAAAAYGISAAAVGADGQLTQLGYAIYASPLKWVIMFAPLLVVFAFGAAMNRLSVQGATFLFYGFAALMGLSISSIFLVYTPFSIIQTFLVTAIAFAGLSLWGYTTKKDISGWGSFLIMGVIGLIVASIVNIFLQSSAMQFAISILGVLIFAGLTAYDTQNIKNTYLRLAGSDQDFLGKTAIMGALQLYLDFLNLFMFLLQFMGNRE, from the coding sequence ATGGCCGATTACAACACGTACCGTACCGCGCAGAGCGTCGGCACCCGTTCTGCGGCGGTCGATGAAGGTCTGCGGGCCTATATGAACAAGGTCTATGGGCTGATGGCGGTCGGCATGGGTGTAACCGCCGCTGCCGCCTATGGGATCAGCGCCGCTGCCGTCGGCGCGGATGGTCAGCTGACCCAGCTTGGCTATGCCATCTATGCATCGCCGCTGAAATGGGTGATCATGTTTGCCCCGCTGCTGGTCGTCTTTGCCTTTGGCGCCGCGATGAACCGTCTGTCGGTGCAGGGTGCGACCTTCCTGTTCTACGGCTTCGCCGCGCTGATGGGTCTGTCGATCAGCTCGATCTTTCTGGTCTACACGCCCTTCTCGATCATCCAGACCTTCCTGGTGACCGCAATCGCCTTCGCGGGCCTGTCGCTGTGGGGCTATACCACGAAAAAGGACATCTCCGGCTGGGGCAGCTTCCTGATCATGGGCGTGATCGGCCTGATCGTCGCCTCGATCGTGAATATCTTCCTGCAATCCTCGGCGATGCAATTCGCGATCTCGATCCTGGGCGTGCTGATCTTTGCCGGTCTGACTGCCTATGACACGCAGAACATCAAGAACACCTATCTGCGTCTGGCAGGTTCGGATCAGGATTTCCTGGGCAAGACCGCCATCATGGGCGCGCTGCAACTGTATCTGGACTTCCTGAACCTGTTCATGTTCCTGCTGCAGTTCATGGGCAACCGCGAATAA
- a CDS encoding YdeI/OmpD-associated family protein has translation MITDIEDFFVKGCGRCDRFDTSDCAVMLWSDGLGKLREICLSAGLEETVKWGQPCYMHAGRNIAIMGAYQNKFVFGFFNAALMKDPDGVLERPGPNTQHANTISFTDIRQVAAMKDTIRAYLNEAKAYAEAGKTPPKNTKALDLPDELAEALDADVELAEAFYSLTPGRQRSYVIHLNGAKKSETRIKRIEKFRDKIIAGKGATEY, from the coding sequence ATGATCACCGACATTGAGGACTTTTTTGTGAAAGGGTGCGGACGGTGCGACCGCTTTGACACGTCTGACTGCGCCGTAATGCTCTGGTCGGACGGGCTCGGGAAACTGCGCGAGATCTGTTTGTCGGCAGGTTTAGAAGAAACTGTGAAATGGGGGCAACCCTGCTACATGCATGCGGGCCGCAACATCGCCATCATGGGTGCGTATCAAAACAAATTCGTCTTCGGCTTCTTCAACGCCGCATTGATGAAGGATCCGGACGGGGTGTTGGAAAGGCCGGGGCCGAATACGCAACACGCAAATACCATTAGTTTCACCGACATCCGGCAAGTGGCGGCGATGAAGGACACCATCCGCGCCTATCTGAATGAGGCGAAAGCTTATGCCGAAGCGGGTAAAACACCACCCAAGAACACGAAGGCGCTTGACCTGCCCGACGAACTTGCCGAAGCGCTGGATGCTGATGTTGAGCTTGCAGAGGCGTTTTATTCTCTGACGCCGGGTCGTCAACGAAGCTATGTCATCCATCTGAACGGCGCGAAGAAATCGGAAACGCGTATCAAGCGTATCGAGAAATTTCGCGACAAGATCATCGCAGGCAAGGGTGCCACGGAATATTGA
- a CDS encoding GNAT family N-acetyltransferase has translation MIDKSAENSTSLNTGTKGSADIVLAVETPLGEDLEQIFLRHTADMHADTPPESIHMLPREALVSEDIDFFVMRADGKPVGMGAIKRLSPAHGELKSMHVLSEARGRGLSRRLLTGLIAHAEEQGLRQLSLETGVQPTFVAARALYASFGFAECPPFGDYRADPNSVFMTLEL, from the coding sequence ATGATCGATAAGAGTGCAGAAAACAGCACCAGCCTGAACACGGGCACCAAGGGCAGCGCCGACATCGTGCTTGCGGTGGAAACCCCGCTGGGCGAGGATCTGGAACAGATTTTTCTGCGCCACACGGCCGATATGCATGCCGATACCCCGCCCGAGTCGATCCATATGCTGCCACGTGAAGCGCTGGTGTCAGAGGATATCGATTTCTTCGTCATGCGCGCCGACGGCAAGCCGGTCGGCATGGGGGCCATCAAGCGGCTGTCGCCCGCGCATGGAGAGCTGAAATCCATGCATGTCCTGTCAGAGGCACGGGGTCGTGGCCTGTCACGCCGCCTGCTGACGGGTCTGATCGCCCATGCCGAGGAACAGGGCCTGCGTCAGCTTTCGCTGGAAACCGGGGTGCAGCCGACCTTCGTGGCCGCCCGCGCGCTCTATGCCAGCTTCGGCTTCGCGGAATGCCCGCCTTTTGGCGATTACCGGGCCGATCCGAACAGCGTCTTCATGACGCTGGAACTGTAG
- a CDS encoding aldehyde dehydrogenase (NADP(+)) produces MTYIPKGKHLIAGEWIGGDRTFRSAPAHGPVHDFASGQVDLVNRAADAAEQAFEIYAHTTREERAAFLEAIADEIDARGDQVTEIGTQETALPEGRLQGERGRTTGQLRLFAQHIRDGAYLDRRHDGALPDRQPPRPDLRLIQRPIGPVAVFGASNFPLAFSTAGGDTASALAAGCPVIVKGHPAHPGTGEIIAEAIHAAIQKTGMPAGVFSFIHGDTHEVGKALVEHPLIKAVGFTGSLRGGRALFDLCAARPEPIPFFGELGSINPCFVLPAAMQARSAAIAEGWVGSLTLFAGQFCTNPGLLVLPEEGADAFAEAAARALEAVAEQVMLTDGMAQSYRDGAGRVGKLASPVAQADSHGRNARPNVYRTGAEDFLRDHTLGEEVFGPMGLIVTTRDADQMIQLARGLEGQLTATLQMDDGDTELAARLMPVLERKAGRVLANGWPTGVEVADAMVHGGPYPASTNFGATSVGTMAIRRFLRPVSYQNIPEALLPPDLRGM; encoded by the coding sequence ATGACCTATATTCCGAAGGGAAAACATCTGATCGCGGGCGAATGGATCGGCGGCGACAGGACCTTCCGCTCGGCCCCTGCGCATGGCCCGGTGCATGACTTCGCCTCGGGTCAGGTGGATCTGGTGAACCGTGCCGCCGATGCGGCCGAGCAGGCATTCGAGATCTACGCCCATACCACCCGCGAAGAACGCGCCGCCTTTCTGGAGGCAATCGCTGACGAAATCGACGCGCGCGGCGATCAGGTGACCGAAATCGGCACGCAGGAAACTGCCTTGCCGGAAGGCCGGTTGCAGGGCGAACGGGGCCGCACCACCGGCCAGTTGCGCCTGTTCGCGCAGCATATCCGCGACGGCGCCTATCTGGACCGTCGCCATGACGGCGCATTGCCCGACCGCCAGCCGCCGCGCCCCGATCTGCGCCTGATCCAGCGGCCCATCGGGCCAGTCGCGGTCTTTGGCGCCTCGAACTTCCCGCTGGCCTTTTCGACGGCGGGCGGCGACACGGCCTCGGCCCTGGCGGCGGGCTGTCCCGTGATCGTCAAGGGCCATCCCGCCCATCCCGGCACCGGCGAAATCATTGCCGAGGCGATCCATGCCGCCATCCAGAAAACCGGCATGCCGGCGGGCGTGTTTTCCTTTATCCACGGCGATACGCATGAGGTCGGCAAGGCGCTGGTGGAACATCCGCTGATCAAGGCCGTGGGCTTTACCGGCAGCCTGCGCGGTGGGCGCGCGCTGTTCGACCTCTGCGCCGCACGGCCAGAGCCGATCCCCTTCTTCGGCGAACTTGGCAGCATCAACCCCTGTTTCGTCCTGCCCGCCGCGATGCAGGCCCGCAGCGCAGCGATCGCAGAAGGCTGGGTTGGCAGCCTGACCCTGTTCGCGGGCCAGTTCTGCACCAATCCGGGCCTGCTGGTCCTGCCGGAAGAGGGCGCGGACGCCTTTGCCGAGGCAGCTGCAAGGGCGCTGGAGGCTGTGGCCGAACAGGTCATGCTGACCGATGGCATGGCGCAATCCTATCGCGACGGCGCGGGCCGGGTCGGCAAGCTGGCCAGCCCGGTGGCGCAGGCCGACAGTCACGGTCGCAATGCCCGCCCCAATGTCTATCGCACCGGCGCCGAGGATTTCCTGCGCGACCATACGCTTGGCGAAGAGGTCTTCGGTCCCATGGGCCTGATCGTCACCACCCGCGACGCGGATCAGATGATCCAGCTTGCCCGCGGGCTGGAGGGTCAGCTGACCGCCACCCTGCAGATGGACGACGGCGATACCGAACTGGCCGCCCGGCTGATGCCGGTGCTGGAACGCAAGGCGGGCCGGGTGCTGGCCAATGGCTGGCCCACCGGGGTCGAGGTCGCCGATGCCATGGTCCATGGCGGTCCTTATCCTGCCAGCACCAATTTCGGCGCGACCAGCGTGGGGACGATGGCGATCCGGCGTTTCCTGCGCCCGGTCAGCTATCAGAACATCCCAGAGGCGCTGCTGCCCCCGGACCTGCGCGGCATGTGA
- a CDS encoding Gfo/Idh/MocA family protein, whose product MKLALVGIGKIAVDQHVPALAESPDWDLAATVSRSGTVDGVEAFDSMEKMLAARPDIGTVSLCLPPVPRFQAARAALLAGRHVMLEKPPGATLAEVHILHDLARQQGLSLFATWHSRHAHGVASAKAWLADKVIREGRVIWREDVRKWHPGQDWIFEAGGMGVFDPGINATSILTEILPAPIHLRSAEMDFPANRQAPIAARLEFSGNIHADFDFREEGPQTWDMEFATDGGHLALRNGGNKLEIDGKAVEGGDRIMGAEYPALYARMAQLVPQGRSDVDLLPMVLIADAFTLGRRNTVEEFQF is encoded by the coding sequence ATGAAACTCGCACTTGTCGGCATCGGAAAGATCGCCGTGGATCAGCATGTCCCGGCCCTTGCCGAAAGCCCGGACTGGGACCTGGCCGCCACCGTGTCGCGCAGCGGCACCGTCGATGGGGTCGAAGCCTTTGACAGCATGGAAAAGATGCTGGCGGCGCGGCCCGATATCGGCACGGTCAGCCTGTGCCTGCCCCCGGTGCCGCGCTTTCAGGCGGCGCGGGCGGCGCTGTTGGCCGGGCGCCATGTGATGCTGGAAAAGCCGCCCGGCGCCACCCTGGCCGAGGTACATATCCTGCATGATCTGGCGCGACAGCAGGGCCTGTCGCTGTTCGCGACCTGGCATTCGCGCCATGCGCATGGCGTGGCCAGCGCCAAGGCCTGGCTGGCCGACAAGGTGATCCGGGAAGGCCGGGTGATCTGGCGCGAGGATGTGCGCAAATGGCATCCCGGCCAGGACTGGATCTTCGAGGCGGGCGGCATGGGCGTCTTTGACCCCGGCATCAACGCGACCTCGATCCTGACCGAGATCCTGCCCGCGCCGATCCATCTGCGCAGCGCCGAGATGGACTTTCCCGCCAACCGTCAGGCCCCGATTGCCGCGCGGCTGGAGTTCAGCGGCAATATCCACGCCGATTTCGATTTCCGCGAGGAGGGGCCGCAGACCTGGGATATGGAATTCGCCACAGATGGCGGCCATTTGGCCCTGCGCAATGGTGGCAACAAGCTTGAGATTGACGGCAAGGCGGTGGAGGGTGGCGACAGGATCATGGGCGCGGAATATCCCGCGCTTTATGCCCGGATGGCGCAACTGGTCCCGCAGGGGCGCTCGGACGTCGATCTGTTGCCCATGGTGCTGATTGCGGATGCCTTTACGCTGGGCCGCAGGAACACAGTCGAAGAGTTTCAATTCTAG
- the araD gene encoding L-arabinonate dehydratase → MTFTPAPWPRKLRSQHWYGGNSRDTIYHRGWLKNQGYPHDLFDGRPVIGILNTWSDLTPCNGHLRELSEKVKAGIWEAGGFPVEVPVFSASENTFRPTAMMFRNLAALAIEETIRGQPIDGAVLMVGCDKTTPSLLMAAASCDIPSIVVTGGPMLNGYFRGERVGSGTHLWKFSEAVKAGEMTQEEFLEAEQSMSRSTGTCNTMGTASTMASMAEALGMALSGNAAIPAVDSRRRVMAQISGRRIVQMVKDDLKPSDIMTKNAFENAIRTNGAIGGSTNAVVHLLALAGRVGVDVTLDDWDRCGRDVATIVNLMPSGEYLMEEFFYAGGLPVVLKHLGQAGLLHKDALTVSGQTIWDEVGDVVNWNEDVILPADRALTQQGGIAVLRGNLAPKGAVLKPSAASPHLLTHRGRAVVFEDIDDYKARINDEALDIDETCVMVMKNCGPKGYPGMAEVGNMGLPPKVLRKGITDMVRISDARMSGTAYGTVVLHTSPEAAAGGPLAVVRDGDMIELDVPNRRLHLDVSDAELAARLAGWRPLPDQPASGYAWLHQAHVMGADTGADLDFLTGCRGNEVGKDSH, encoded by the coding sequence ATGACCTTCACACCCGCGCCCTGGCCCCGCAAGCTCCGTTCTCAGCATTGGTATGGCGGCAATTCCCGCGACACGATCTATCACCGTGGCTGGTTGAAAAATCAGGGCTACCCGCATGACCTGTTCGACGGTCGCCCGGTCATCGGCATTCTGAACACCTGGTCCGATCTGACGCCCTGCAACGGCCATCTGCGTGAGCTGTCCGAAAAGGTGAAGGCCGGGATCTGGGAGGCGGGCGGCTTTCCGGTCGAGGTGCCGGTCTTTTCGGCTTCGGAAAACACCTTCCGGCCCACCGCCATGATGTTTCGCAATCTGGCCGCGCTGGCCATTGAGGAAACCATTCGCGGACAGCCCATTGATGGCGCGGTGCTGATGGTGGGCTGCGACAAGACCACGCCCAGCCTGCTGATGGCGGCGGCATCCTGCGATATCCCCTCGATCGTGGTGACCGGCGGGCCGATGCTGAACGGCTATTTTCGGGGCGAGCGTGTCGGCTCGGGCACGCATCTGTGGAAATTCAGCGAGGCCGTGAAGGCCGGAGAGATGACGCAGGAGGAATTCCTGGAGGCGGAACAGTCGATGAGCCGCTCGACCGGGACCTGCAACACCATGGGTACGGCCAGCACCATGGCCAGCATGGCCGAGGCCCTGGGCATGGCGCTGTCGGGCAATGCCGCGATCCCGGCGGTGGACAGCCGCCGCCGGGTCATGGCGCAGATCTCGGGCCGGCGCATCGTGCAGATGGTCAAGGATGATCTGAAACCCTCGGACATCATGACGAAAAACGCCTTCGAGAATGCGATCCGCACGAATGGCGCGATTGGCGGATCGACCAATGCGGTGGTGCATCTGCTGGCGCTGGCGGGGCGCGTGGGCGTGGATGTGACGCTGGATGACTGGGACCGCTGCGGGCGGGATGTGGCCACCATCGTGAACCTGATGCCCTCGGGCGAATATCTGATGGAAGAGTTCTTCTATGCCGGCGGTCTGCCCGTGGTGCTGAAGCATCTGGGGCAGGCGGGTCTGCTGCACAAGGATGCGCTGACCGTCAGCGGCCAGACCATCTGGGATGAGGTCGGCGATGTCGTCAATTGGAACGAGGATGTCATCCTGCCCGCCGACCGCGCCCTGACGCAACAGGGGGGCATCGCGGTGCTGCGCGGCAATCTGGCGCCCAAGGGGGCGGTGCTGAAACCGTCGGCGGCCAGCCCGCATCTGCTGACGCATCGCGGCCGCGCGGTCGTGTTCGAGGATATCGACGATTACAAGGCCCGCATCAATGACGAGGCGCTGGATATCGACGAAACCTGCGTCATGGTGATGAAGAATTGCGGGCCGAAGGGCTATCCGGGCATGGCCGAGGTTGGAAATATGGGCCTGCCGCCCAAGGTGCTGCGCAAGGGGATCACCGATATGGTGCGGATCAGCGATGCGCGCATGTCGGGCACCGCCTATGGCACGGTCGTGCTGCATACCAGCCCCGAGGCTGCGGCGGGTGGCCCGCTGGCCGTGGTGCGCGATGGCGACATGATCGAGCTGGACGTGCCCAATCGCCGCCTGCATCTGGATGTCAGCGATGCCGAACTGGCCGCGCGTCTGGCCGGTTGGCGGCCTTTGCCCGATCAGCCTGCCAGCGGTTATGCCTGGCTGCATCAGGCGCATGTGATGGGGGCCGATACCGGGGCCGATCTGGACTTCCTGACCGGGTGTCGGGGCAATGAGGTTGGAAAGGACAGCCACTGA
- the araD1 gene encoding AraD1 family protein, with translation MFLSQLTLPDGTRAVAARHDGAAHLVPGASTTLDLAHAAIAAGHGLLAEISTRGQGEPVDLAAALAEGRMLLPVDHPDPAHLHLTGTGLTHLGSAATRNSMHQKTDPEDLTDSMKMFRMGLEGGKPGPEKIGVQPEWFWKGNGHAAIAPGTDLTSPGFALDSGEEPEIAGLYLIGPDGTPFRLGFALANEFSDHVTERGNYLWLAHSKLRPASYGPEMLIGDLPQHIEGTSRVIRDGAVIWEKPFLSGEANMSHSLANLEHHHFKYDLFRHPGDVHVHFFGTATLSFADGISVQPGDEFQISSDAFGLPLQNRLSQFPHDTTPVAVSAL, from the coding sequence ATGTTTCTGTCGCAACTGACCCTGCCCGACGGAACCCGCGCGGTCGCAGCCCGGCACGACGGGGCCGCGCATCTGGTGCCGGGCGCATCGACCACGCTTGATCTGGCACATGCCGCGATTGCGGCGGGCCACGGCCTGCTGGCCGAAATCTCGACCCGCGGTCAGGGCGAACCCGTCGATCTGGCCGCCGCGCTGGCCGAGGGGCGGATGCTGCTGCCGGTCGATCATCCCGATCCGGCGCATCTGCACCTGACCGGGACCGGGTTGACCCATCTGGGCTCGGCCGCCACCCGCAATTCGATGCATCAGAAGACCGACCCCGAAGACCTGACCGACAGCATGAAGATGTTCCGCATGGGGCTGGAGGGGGGCAAGCCCGGTCCGGAAAAGATCGGCGTGCAGCCGGAATGGTTCTGGAAGGGCAACGGTCATGCGGCCATTGCCCCGGGGACCGATCTGACCTCGCCCGGTTTCGCGCTGGATTCGGGCGAAGAGCCCGAGATCGCGGGCCTTTACCTGATCGGCCCTGACGGCACGCCCTTCCGGCTGGGCTTCGCGCTTGCGAACGAATTTTCCGACCATGTCACCGAGCGCGGCAATTACCTGTGGCTGGCCCATTCGAAACTGCGTCCGGCCAGCTATGGTCCCGAAATGCTGATCGGCGATCTGCCCCAGCATATCGAGGGCACCAGCCGCGTGATCCGCGATGGCGCCGTGATCTGGGAAAAGCCATTCCTGTCGGGCGAGGCGAACATGTCCCACAGCCTGGCCAATCTTGAACATCACCATTTCAAATATGATCTTTTCCGCCATCCGGGCGATGTGCATGTGCATTTCTTCGGCACGGCCACGCTGTCCTTTGCCGATGGCATCAGCGTTCAGCCCGGCGACGAATTCCAGATTTCCAGCGATGCCTTTGGCCTGCCCCTGCAGAACCGCCTGAGTCAATTTCCACATGACACGACGCCGGTCGCTGTCTCAGCCCTTTGA
- the mmsB gene encoding multiple monosaccharide ABC transporter permease, producing the protein MAQTESASDTGTGIGAYIARHIREYGLLFALIAIMVFFQIVTEGTLLRPVNITNLFLQNSYIIIMALGMLLVIVGGNIDLSVGSVMGFIGALAAVMIVSWDMPVGIAMIICLIAGGIIGAAQGYFVAYWRIPSFIVTLAGMLVFRGLSLWLLAGQSIGPFPKSFQALSNGFIPDIFGVGRPNVLAMAIGVAAVLVLVWLGLRTRARNARYGIEDEPMGLFVLRNAIVAAALLFVTWKLAWFRGLPNVLLSMVILTIVYVFITERTTLGRRVYAVGGNAKAAKLSGIRTERLTFLTFVNMGVLAALAGLIYAARLNTATPKAGFAVELDVIAAVFIGGASMAGGSGKIVGAVVGAFIMGVMNNGMSILGIGIDYQQVIKGLVLLAAVFFDVYNKNKEG; encoded by the coding sequence ATGGCACAAACCGAAAGCGCCTCGGACACGGGCACCGGCATCGGCGCCTATATCGCACGTCATATTCGCGAATATGGCCTGCTATTCGCATTGATCGCGATCATGGTATTCTTCCAGATCGTGACCGAGGGCACCTTGCTGCGCCCGGTCAATATCACCAACCTGTTCCTGCAAAACAGCTATATCATCATCATGGCGCTTGGCATGTTGCTGGTGATCGTGGGCGGCAATATCGATCTGTCGGTCGGCTCGGTCATGGGCTTTATCGGCGCGCTGGCGGCGGTGATGATCGTCAGTTGGGACATGCCGGTGGGGATCGCGATGATCATCTGCCTGATCGCAGGCGGGATCATCGGCGCGGCGCAGGGCTATTTCGTGGCCTATTGGCGCATCCCCTCGTTCATCGTCACGCTGGCCGGGATGCTGGTCTTTCGCGGGCTGTCGCTGTGGCTGCTGGCGGGGCAATCCATCGGCCCCTTTCCGAAAAGCTTTCAGGCGCTGTCGAACGGGTTCATCCCTGATATCTTCGGCGTCGGACGCCCCAATGTGCTGGCCATGGCGATCGGAGTCGCGGCGGTTCTGGTGCTGGTCTGGCTGGGTCTGCGCACCCGCGCCCGCAACGCCCGCTATGGCATCGAGGATGAGCCGATGGGCCTCTTCGTGCTGCGCAATGCGATTGTCGCTGCTGCGCTGCTGTTCGTGACCTGGAAGCTGGCCTGGTTCCGGGGCCTGCCCAATGTGCTGCTGTCCATGGTGATCCTGACCATCGTTTATGTCTTCATCACCGAACGGACCACCTTGGGCCGCCGCGTCTATGCGGTGGGCGGCAATGCCAAGGCGGCCAAGCTGTCGGGGATCCGGACCGAGCGTCTGACCTTTCTGACCTTCGTGAATATGGGCGTGCTGGCCGCGCTGGCGGGCCTGATCTATGCCGCGCGGCTGAATACCGCGACACCCAAGGCGGGCTTCGCGGTCGAACTGGACGTGATCGCGGCGGTCTTTATCGGCGGCGCCTCGATGGCCGGCGGCTCGGGCAAGATCGTGGGCGCGGTGGTCGGCGCCTTCATCATGGGGGTGATGAATAACGGCATGTCGATCCTCGGCATCGGCATCGATTACCAGCAGGTGATCAAGGGGCTGGTGCTGTTGGCCGCAGTGTTCTTCGACGTCTACAACAAGAACAAAGAGGGCTGA